The proteins below come from a single Aegilops tauschii subsp. strangulata cultivar AL8/78 chromosome 6, Aet v6.0, whole genome shotgun sequence genomic window:
- the LOC109735665 gene encoding probable histone acetyltransferase HAC-like 1 isoform X2 has protein sequence MNVGQAAHLSGQMSGQGAQMNQVVGGGSGVVGADGMPLPQHQHQQMQDGVGLVAPGVDQQFALMRSNMRDKIYEYIGRKQTSADWRRRLPELAKRLEEILFRKFPSRNEYYNMMRQPVEPQLQFAIKTLSAQNQLNQQNQQMSRQMASSSGYSTMIPTPGITQGASGNSRMSYGTDNMGLSSSGAGMVPQNANMGTSMPGTMSNGYQHLTTSAPLNSTTNSVPSTMGPVGIQRQVTHMIPTPGFSNQQNVPTNSDYSNGTGYFNGESAMTPHMQQQKQFQSNQSSHQIQHIGGHSNSGIHSSMLENSSAFGLSDGHVNGGMGLHGSNTQITNRNAAPEGYMNMSSFGSSPRPLQQQFNQHPTQRISTSVDMGGSGSFYGTGSSALATANNQNMGAANLQSRSRMNSMLLSNQLNMQSIQGQPQIKTEVLDQSEKLNFQPSQLSHEQLLRQQLSMQQHQVQPSSQFVQNQYHLNQQIPNSQHQQAMLRSNSFKQSQLNSSHSMQVSEQGTLPHTELTSSQATEPPALPNFQGQYQQRSAHDNVKGAQVFGHLSGSQNFSASGSHDSQPLLHPNQQLDVSSSDVSYVLKGTQTEQMQQHQWRPQTMEKVPISSNLSLEKQMQDDFCQRAMAQDGAQQPFSSDWRVSGCTVTSVDPALPKLPAGGLEQPTGNINYLRQMRWLLLLFHAKGCSSPLGSCKLPRCVQLQDFVKHLDNCQRKDCPQKKCSKSRMLIEHYKTCVDEQCPVCSNVKKFLRLSAEHASKQKVPEPRKVAQQNMTQRIMNGVDSDIMDIDPVSVESFDGQPSVPKRLKMQPASPNVPEHEILRASNPQVNPGFVLQESHPELLEQNKKTAYMKRELDVKADMRPLQKPVKMGYGADGNVPTARHNVIPGVSNEMKSHVKQEILPVDKGASENVHEVKNETNDSTEATALKSGKPKIKGVSLTELFTPEQINAHIESLRLWVGQSKAKAEKNQLLVSSENENSCQLCKVEKLTFEPPPIYCSPCGARIKRNAPYYTVGSGDTRHFFCIPCYNESRGDTIEVEGQNFLKARFEKKRNDEETEEWWVQCDKCECWQHQICALFNGRRNDGGQAEYTCPNCYSNEVKCGLRMPLPQSAVLGASDLPRTVLSDHIEERLFKRLKWERQSRANNSNCSVDEVAGAEGLVVRVVSSVDKKVEVKPRFLEIFQEDNYPTEFPYKSKAVLLFQKIEGVEVCLFGMYVQEFGADCAYPNQRRVYLSYLDSVKYFRPEIKAATGEALRTFVYHEILIGYLEYCKQRGFTSCYIWACPPLKGEDYILYCHPEIQKTPKSDKLREWYLAMLRKATKEEIVVELTNLYDHFFITMGECKAKVTASRLPYFDGDYWPGAAEDMINQLRQEEDDRKLQKKSKTKKIITKRALKAAGHTDLSGNASKDAMLMQKLGETIYPMKEDFIMVHLQYSCSHCCILMSSGKRWVCHQCRSFYICDKCYSAEQQLDDRERHPSNSRDTHKLHPVDIVGVPEETKDRDDILESEFFDTRQAFLSLCQGNHYQYDTLRRAKHSSMMVLYHLHNPTAPAFVTTCNVCSHDIETGQGWRCEICPDFDVCNGCYQKGAVNHPHKLTNHPSVADRDAQNKEARQMRVQQLRKMLDLLVHASTCRSGSCQYPNCRKVKGLFRHGMQCKTRASGGCALCKKMWYMLQLHARACRDSGCSVPRCRDLKEHLRRLQQQSDSRRRAAVNEMMRQRAAEVATT, from the exons ATGAATGTGGGGCAGGCGGCGCACCTGTCCGGGCAGATGTCCGGGCAGGGGGCGCAGATGAATCAGGTTGTTGGCGGTGGCAGCGGTGTCGTCGGCGCTGACGGCATGCCCCTGCCCCAGCACCAGCACCAGCAGATGCAGGATGGCGTGGGCCTTGTTGCCCCGGGGGTCGATCAACAGTTTGCGCTCATGCGCTCCAATATGCGTGACAAGAT ATATGAGTATATAGGAAGGAAGCAGACATCTGCTGACTGGAGGCGGAGGCTGCCGGAACTCGCAAAGCGGCTAGAGGAAATCTTGTTTAGAAAATTCCCAAGCAGG AATGAGTACTACAATATGATGAGGCAACCAGTGGAGCCACAATTGCAGTTTGCTATCAAGACCTTGAGTGCTCAGAACCAACTAAATCAACAAAACCAACAAATGTCAAGGCAGATGGCATCTTCCTCTGGTTATAGCACAATGATTCCAACACCTGGTATCACACAAGGTGCAAGTGGAAATTCTAGAATGTCTTATGGAACAGACAATATGGGTCTTTCCTCATCTGGTGCAGGCATGGTTCCTCAGAATGCCAACATGGGTACCTCGATGCCTG GTACAATGTCTAACGGCTACCAGCATCTAACTACCAGTGCCCCACTAAATTCGACCACAAATAGTGTCCCATCTACGATGGGTCCAGTGGGTATTCAGCGACAAGTAACTCATATGATCCCAACTCCTGGATTCAGTAATCAACAAAATGTACCTACTAATTCTGACTATTCAAATGGAACTGGATATTTCAATGGTGAGTCAGCTATGACACCACATATGCAGCAGCAGAAGCAATTTCAAAGCAACCAGAGTAGCCATCAAATACAGCATATTGGGGGACACAGTAATTCTGGAATACATTCAAGCATGCTGGAGAATTCTTCTGCATTTGGTTTATCAGATGGACATGTGAATGGTGGAATGGGATTGCATGGGTCAAACACGCAAATTACAAATAGAAATGCAGCACCAGAAGGATATATGAACATGTCCTCTTTTGGAAGTTCGCCCAGACCTTTGCAGCAACAGTTCAATCAGCATCCAACACAGAGAATATCAA CATCAGTTGACATGGGTGGTTCAGGAAGTTTCTACGGTACTGGTTCTTCTGCTTTAGCAACAGCAAATAATCAGAACATGGGTGCTGCAAACTTGCAGTCTAGATCAAGAATGAATTCCATGCTGCTTAGCAATCAGCTAAACATGCAATCCATTCAAGGGCAGCCACAGATAAAAACTGAGGTTTTGGATCAGTCAGAAAAACTCAATTTCCAGCCATCTCAGTTGTCTCATGAACAACTACTCCGACAGCAGCTTTCAATGCAGCAACATCAGGTGCAGCCAAGTTCCCAGTTTGTGCAAAACCAATATCATCTCAATCAACAGATACCAAATTCACAGCATCAGCAGGCTATGCTGAGGAGCAATTCCTTTAAACAGTCTCAACTGAATTCCAGCCATTCTATGCAAGTGTCAGAACAGGGAACTTTGCCACACACCGAACTAACATCTTCACAAGCTACTGAACCTCCTGCACTTCCAAATTTCCAGGGTCAATACCAGCAAAGAAGTGCTCACGATAACGTCAAAGGTGCGCAGGTCTTTGGACATCTTTCTGGATCCCAAAATTTCAGTGCTTCTGGTTCTCACGATTCTCAGCCATTGTTGCACCCTAATCAGCAGCTTGATGTTAGCTCGAGTGATGTCAGTTATGTTTTGAAAGGAACACAGACAGAGCAAATGCAGCAGCACCAATGGCGGCCTCAAACAATGGAAAAGGTTCCTATCAGTAGCAATTTATCTCTTGAAAAGCAAATGCAGGATGACTTTTGTCAGAGAGCAATGGCCCAGGACGGAGCACAGCAGCCATTTTCATCTGACTGGCGTGTTTCTGGTTGCACTGTGACCTCAGTTGACCCTGCACTGCCAAAGCTCCCCGCTGGAGGATTGGAACAGCCCACTGGAAATATCAATTACCTCCGTCAGATGAGGTGGTTACTGTTGCTGTTTCATGCAAAAGGATGTTCTTCTCCTCTTGGTAGTTGTAAATTACCTCGTTGTGTTCAGCTGCAGGATTTTGTGAAGCATTTGGACAACTGCCAAAGAAAAGATTGTCCACAGAAGAAGTGCAGTAAGTCAAGAATGTTAATTGAGCATTATAAGACTTGTGTTGATGAGCAGTGTCCTGTATGTAGTAATGTAAAGAAATTTTTGCGCCTCTCAGCTGAACATGCAAGTAAGCAAAAAGTCCCTGAGCCTAGAAAAGTTGCTCAACAGAATATGACTCAAAGAATCATGAATGGGGTAGACAGTGATATAATGGACATTGACCCAGTGTCTGTTGAATCCTTTGATGGTCAGCCATCTGTTCCAAAACGTTTGAAGATGCAGCCCGCGTCACCCAATGTTCCAGAGCATGAAATACTTAGAGCCTCCAATCCTCAGGTGAACCCAGGGTTTGTACTACAGGAATCACATCCCGAGCTGCTTGAGCAGAATAAAAAGACGGCATACATGAAAAGAGAGTTGGATGTAAAGGCTGACATGCGACCTCTGCAGAAGCCCGTAAAGATGGGTTATGGTGCTGATGGAAATGTGCCTACAGCGAGGCACAATGTCATTCCTGGTGTTTCAAATGAGATGAAGTCTCATGTCAAGCAAGAAATCTTGCCGGTTGACAAAGGGGCAAGTGAAAATGTTCATGAGGTTAAGAATGAAACAAATGATTCAACAGAGGCCACAGCACTGAAATCAGGAAAACCAAAAATAAAAGGTGTTTCATTGACCGAGTTGTTCACTCCAGAACAAATCAATGCACATATAGAGAGTCTAAGGCTGTGGGTGGGCCAG AGCAAGGCTAAAGCTGAAAAGAATCAACTGCTGGTGTCTTCCGAAAATGAAAATTCATGCCAGCTCTGCAAAGTGGAAAAACTCACTTTTGAACCTCCACCCATATATTGCTCCCCTTGTGGTGCTCGGATAAAGCGAAATGCACCATACTATACTGTTGGTTCTGGTGACACCCGCCACTTTTTCTGTATTCCATGTTACAATGAGTCCCGTGGTGACACCATTGAGGTTGAAGGACAGAATTTTTTGAAGGCCCGATTTGAGAAGAAAAGAAATGATGAGGAAACTGAAGAATGG TGGGTTCAGTGTGACAAATGTGAATGCTGGCAGCATCAGATATGTGCTCTGTTTAATGGCAGAAGAAATGATGGAGGACAAGCAGAGTATACTTGCCCGAATTGCTATAGTAATGAAGTGAAGTGTGGGCTGCGCATGCCTCTACCACAGAGTGCTGTTCTTGGAGCAAGTGATCTGCCAAGAACTGTTCTTAGCGATCATATAGAAGAGCGGCTTTTTAAACGGCTTAAGTGGGAGAGACAGAGTCGGGCGAATAATTCAAATTGTAGTGTTGATGAG GTCGCCGGAGCAGAAGGTCTTGTGGTCAGAGTTGTTTCATCGGTGGATAAGAAGGTTGAAGTTAAACCACGCTTTTTGGAAATTTTTCAAGAAGATAATTACCCGACAGAGTTCCCTTACAAGTCCAAG GCTGTTCTTTTGTTCCAGAAAATAGAAGGCGTAGAAGTGTGCTTATTTGGAATGTATGTTCAAGAATTTGGTGCTGACTGCGCTTACCCGAACCAACGTCGAGTTTATTTGTCATACCTGGATTCTGTGAAATACTTCAGACCTGAGATTAAAGCAGCCACTGGAGAGGCCTTGCGTACATTCGTCTACCATGAAATTCTG ATAGGATATCTTGAATACTGCAAGCAGCGTGGATTCACAAGCTGTTATATATGGGCTTGCCCACCTTTGAAAGGTGAAGATTACATTTTATATTGCCATCCTGAGATTCAGAAGACTCCAAAATCTGACAAACTGCGGGAGTG GTACTTAGCCATGCTTCGAAAAGCTACTAAGGAGGAGATTGTTGTTGAGCTTACAAATCTGTATGACCATTTCTTCATTACCATGGGAGAGTGCAAGGCTAAAGTTACCGCTTCTCGTTTGCCTTACTTTGATGGAGATTATTGGCCTGGAGCTGCGGAAGATATGATTAATCAACTGCGTCAAGAAGAAGATGACCGAAAGCTTCAGAAGAAGAGTAAGACAAAGAAAATTATTACAAAAAGAGCTCTTAAAGCTGCTGGCCACACTGATCTCAGTGGAAATGCTTCCAAGGACGCTATGCTGATGCAGAAG CTTGGGGAAACCATTTATCCAATGAAGGAAGATTTTATTATGGTTCATTTGCAGTATTCTTGTAGTCACTGTTGTATCCTTATGTCGTCTGGAAAACGCTGGGTCTGCCATCAATGCAGAAGTTTTTACATCTGTGACAA GTGTTACAGTGCAGAACAACAGCTTGACGATAGGGAGAGGCATCCGAGTAATAGTAGAGACACACATAAGCTCCATCCA GTTGACATTGTTGGGGTGCCTGAAGAGACAAAGGATAGAGACGATATTCTGGAAAGTGAGTTTTTTGACACCAGGCAGGCATTTCTCAGTCTTTGTCAAGGGAACCATTACCAATATGACACCCTTCGCCGTGCTAAGCATTCGTCAATGATGGTGTTGTATCACCTACATAATCCCACTGCACCAGCGTTTGTCACTACATGCAATGTCTGTAGCCATGATATTGAAACTGGTCAAGGCTGGCGGTGTGAAATTTGTCCAGATTTTGACGTGTGCAATGGTTGTTACCAAAAAGGAGCAGTCAATCATCCTCACAAGTTGACAAACCATCCATCAGTTGCAGACCGTGATGCCCAAAACAAGGAAGCCCGGCAAATGCGTGTTCAACAG CTAAGGAAAATGCTCGATCTTCTGGTACATGCCTCGACATGCCGCTCTGGCAGCTGCCAATATCCTAACTGCCGTAAAGTCAAGGGACTATTTCGGCATGGGATGCAGTGCAAGACGCGTGCTTCCGGAGGGTGTGCCCTGTGCAAGAAAATGTGGTACATGCTTCAGCTCCATGCCCGAGCTTGCAGAGATTCAGGATGCAGTGTACCGCGGTGCAG GGATCTCAAAGAGCATCTTAGAAGGCTGCAACAGCAGTCCGATTCCCGGAGGAGGGCTGCTGTTAATGAGATGATGAGACAGAGAGCAGCAGAGGTTGCTACAACATGA
- the LOC109735665 gene encoding probable histone acetyltransferase HAC-like 1 isoform X1, whose amino-acid sequence MNVGQAAHLSGQMSGQGAQMNQVVGGGSGVVGADGMPLPQHQHQQMQDGVGLVAPGVDQQFALMRSNMRDKIYEYIGRKQTSADWRRRLPELAKRLEEILFRKFPSRVYFSISFFFFTSCLDLAKFDLTVPSFWLFEQNEYYNMMRQPVEPQLQFAIKTLSAQNQLNQQNQQMSRQMASSSGYSTMIPTPGITQGASGNSRMSYGTDNMGLSSSGAGMVPQNANMGTSMPGTMSNGYQHLTTSAPLNSTTNSVPSTMGPVGIQRQVTHMIPTPGFSNQQNVPTNSDYSNGTGYFNGESAMTPHMQQQKQFQSNQSSHQIQHIGGHSNSGIHSSMLENSSAFGLSDGHVNGGMGLHGSNTQITNRNAAPEGYMNMSSFGSSPRPLQQQFNQHPTQRISTSVDMGGSGSFYGTGSSALATANNQNMGAANLQSRSRMNSMLLSNQLNMQSIQGQPQIKTEVLDQSEKLNFQPSQLSHEQLLRQQLSMQQHQVQPSSQFVQNQYHLNQQIPNSQHQQAMLRSNSFKQSQLNSSHSMQVSEQGTLPHTELTSSQATEPPALPNFQGQYQQRSAHDNVKGAQVFGHLSGSQNFSASGSHDSQPLLHPNQQLDVSSSDVSYVLKGTQTEQMQQHQWRPQTMEKVPISSNLSLEKQMQDDFCQRAMAQDGAQQPFSSDWRVSGCTVTSVDPALPKLPAGGLEQPTGNINYLRQMRWLLLLFHAKGCSSPLGSCKLPRCVQLQDFVKHLDNCQRKDCPQKKCSKSRMLIEHYKTCVDEQCPVCSNVKKFLRLSAEHASKQKVPEPRKVAQQNMTQRIMNGVDSDIMDIDPVSVESFDGQPSVPKRLKMQPASPNVPEHEILRASNPQVNPGFVLQESHPELLEQNKKTAYMKRELDVKADMRPLQKPVKMGYGADGNVPTARHNVIPGVSNEMKSHVKQEILPVDKGASENVHEVKNETNDSTEATALKSGKPKIKGVSLTELFTPEQINAHIESLRLWVGQSKAKAEKNQLLVSSENENSCQLCKVEKLTFEPPPIYCSPCGARIKRNAPYYTVGSGDTRHFFCIPCYNESRGDTIEVEGQNFLKARFEKKRNDEETEEWWVQCDKCECWQHQICALFNGRRNDGGQAEYTCPNCYSNEVKCGLRMPLPQSAVLGASDLPRTVLSDHIEERLFKRLKWERQSRANNSNCSVDEVAGAEGLVVRVVSSVDKKVEVKPRFLEIFQEDNYPTEFPYKSKAVLLFQKIEGVEVCLFGMYVQEFGADCAYPNQRRVYLSYLDSVKYFRPEIKAATGEALRTFVYHEILIGYLEYCKQRGFTSCYIWACPPLKGEDYILYCHPEIQKTPKSDKLREWYLAMLRKATKEEIVVELTNLYDHFFITMGECKAKVTASRLPYFDGDYWPGAAEDMINQLRQEEDDRKLQKKSKTKKIITKRALKAAGHTDLSGNASKDAMLMQKLGETIYPMKEDFIMVHLQYSCSHCCILMSSGKRWVCHQCRSFYICDKCYSAEQQLDDRERHPSNSRDTHKLHPVDIVGVPEETKDRDDILESEFFDTRQAFLSLCQGNHYQYDTLRRAKHSSMMVLYHLHNPTAPAFVTTCNVCSHDIETGQGWRCEICPDFDVCNGCYQKGAVNHPHKLTNHPSVADRDAQNKEARQMRVQQLRKMLDLLVHASTCRSGSCQYPNCRKVKGLFRHGMQCKTRASGGCALCKKMWYMLQLHARACRDSGCSVPRCRDLKEHLRRLQQQSDSRRRAAVNEMMRQRAAEVATT is encoded by the exons ATGAATGTGGGGCAGGCGGCGCACCTGTCCGGGCAGATGTCCGGGCAGGGGGCGCAGATGAATCAGGTTGTTGGCGGTGGCAGCGGTGTCGTCGGCGCTGACGGCATGCCCCTGCCCCAGCACCAGCACCAGCAGATGCAGGATGGCGTGGGCCTTGTTGCCCCGGGGGTCGATCAACAGTTTGCGCTCATGCGCTCCAATATGCGTGACAAGAT ATATGAGTATATAGGAAGGAAGCAGACATCTGCTGACTGGAGGCGGAGGCTGCCGGAACTCGCAAAGCGGCTAGAGGAAATCTTGTTTAGAAAATTCCCAAGCAGGGTATATTTctctatttcctttttcttttttactTCTTGTTTGGATCTAGCAAAATTTGATCTCACAGTTCCATCATTTTGGCTGTTTGAGCAGAATGAGTACTACAATATGATGAGGCAACCAGTGGAGCCACAATTGCAGTTTGCTATCAAGACCTTGAGTGCTCAGAACCAACTAAATCAACAAAACCAACAAATGTCAAGGCAGATGGCATCTTCCTCTGGTTATAGCACAATGATTCCAACACCTGGTATCACACAAGGTGCAAGTGGAAATTCTAGAATGTCTTATGGAACAGACAATATGGGTCTTTCCTCATCTGGTGCAGGCATGGTTCCTCAGAATGCCAACATGGGTACCTCGATGCCTG GTACAATGTCTAACGGCTACCAGCATCTAACTACCAGTGCCCCACTAAATTCGACCACAAATAGTGTCCCATCTACGATGGGTCCAGTGGGTATTCAGCGACAAGTAACTCATATGATCCCAACTCCTGGATTCAGTAATCAACAAAATGTACCTACTAATTCTGACTATTCAAATGGAACTGGATATTTCAATGGTGAGTCAGCTATGACACCACATATGCAGCAGCAGAAGCAATTTCAAAGCAACCAGAGTAGCCATCAAATACAGCATATTGGGGGACACAGTAATTCTGGAATACATTCAAGCATGCTGGAGAATTCTTCTGCATTTGGTTTATCAGATGGACATGTGAATGGTGGAATGGGATTGCATGGGTCAAACACGCAAATTACAAATAGAAATGCAGCACCAGAAGGATATATGAACATGTCCTCTTTTGGAAGTTCGCCCAGACCTTTGCAGCAACAGTTCAATCAGCATCCAACACAGAGAATATCAA CATCAGTTGACATGGGTGGTTCAGGAAGTTTCTACGGTACTGGTTCTTCTGCTTTAGCAACAGCAAATAATCAGAACATGGGTGCTGCAAACTTGCAGTCTAGATCAAGAATGAATTCCATGCTGCTTAGCAATCAGCTAAACATGCAATCCATTCAAGGGCAGCCACAGATAAAAACTGAGGTTTTGGATCAGTCAGAAAAACTCAATTTCCAGCCATCTCAGTTGTCTCATGAACAACTACTCCGACAGCAGCTTTCAATGCAGCAACATCAGGTGCAGCCAAGTTCCCAGTTTGTGCAAAACCAATATCATCTCAATCAACAGATACCAAATTCACAGCATCAGCAGGCTATGCTGAGGAGCAATTCCTTTAAACAGTCTCAACTGAATTCCAGCCATTCTATGCAAGTGTCAGAACAGGGAACTTTGCCACACACCGAACTAACATCTTCACAAGCTACTGAACCTCCTGCACTTCCAAATTTCCAGGGTCAATACCAGCAAAGAAGTGCTCACGATAACGTCAAAGGTGCGCAGGTCTTTGGACATCTTTCTGGATCCCAAAATTTCAGTGCTTCTGGTTCTCACGATTCTCAGCCATTGTTGCACCCTAATCAGCAGCTTGATGTTAGCTCGAGTGATGTCAGTTATGTTTTGAAAGGAACACAGACAGAGCAAATGCAGCAGCACCAATGGCGGCCTCAAACAATGGAAAAGGTTCCTATCAGTAGCAATTTATCTCTTGAAAAGCAAATGCAGGATGACTTTTGTCAGAGAGCAATGGCCCAGGACGGAGCACAGCAGCCATTTTCATCTGACTGGCGTGTTTCTGGTTGCACTGTGACCTCAGTTGACCCTGCACTGCCAAAGCTCCCCGCTGGAGGATTGGAACAGCCCACTGGAAATATCAATTACCTCCGTCAGATGAGGTGGTTACTGTTGCTGTTTCATGCAAAAGGATGTTCTTCTCCTCTTGGTAGTTGTAAATTACCTCGTTGTGTTCAGCTGCAGGATTTTGTGAAGCATTTGGACAACTGCCAAAGAAAAGATTGTCCACAGAAGAAGTGCAGTAAGTCAAGAATGTTAATTGAGCATTATAAGACTTGTGTTGATGAGCAGTGTCCTGTATGTAGTAATGTAAAGAAATTTTTGCGCCTCTCAGCTGAACATGCAAGTAAGCAAAAAGTCCCTGAGCCTAGAAAAGTTGCTCAACAGAATATGACTCAAAGAATCATGAATGGGGTAGACAGTGATATAATGGACATTGACCCAGTGTCTGTTGAATCCTTTGATGGTCAGCCATCTGTTCCAAAACGTTTGAAGATGCAGCCCGCGTCACCCAATGTTCCAGAGCATGAAATACTTAGAGCCTCCAATCCTCAGGTGAACCCAGGGTTTGTACTACAGGAATCACATCCCGAGCTGCTTGAGCAGAATAAAAAGACGGCATACATGAAAAGAGAGTTGGATGTAAAGGCTGACATGCGACCTCTGCAGAAGCCCGTAAAGATGGGTTATGGTGCTGATGGAAATGTGCCTACAGCGAGGCACAATGTCATTCCTGGTGTTTCAAATGAGATGAAGTCTCATGTCAAGCAAGAAATCTTGCCGGTTGACAAAGGGGCAAGTGAAAATGTTCATGAGGTTAAGAATGAAACAAATGATTCAACAGAGGCCACAGCACTGAAATCAGGAAAACCAAAAATAAAAGGTGTTTCATTGACCGAGTTGTTCACTCCAGAACAAATCAATGCACATATAGAGAGTCTAAGGCTGTGGGTGGGCCAG AGCAAGGCTAAAGCTGAAAAGAATCAACTGCTGGTGTCTTCCGAAAATGAAAATTCATGCCAGCTCTGCAAAGTGGAAAAACTCACTTTTGAACCTCCACCCATATATTGCTCCCCTTGTGGTGCTCGGATAAAGCGAAATGCACCATACTATACTGTTGGTTCTGGTGACACCCGCCACTTTTTCTGTATTCCATGTTACAATGAGTCCCGTGGTGACACCATTGAGGTTGAAGGACAGAATTTTTTGAAGGCCCGATTTGAGAAGAAAAGAAATGATGAGGAAACTGAAGAATGG TGGGTTCAGTGTGACAAATGTGAATGCTGGCAGCATCAGATATGTGCTCTGTTTAATGGCAGAAGAAATGATGGAGGACAAGCAGAGTATACTTGCCCGAATTGCTATAGTAATGAAGTGAAGTGTGGGCTGCGCATGCCTCTACCACAGAGTGCTGTTCTTGGAGCAAGTGATCTGCCAAGAACTGTTCTTAGCGATCATATAGAAGAGCGGCTTTTTAAACGGCTTAAGTGGGAGAGACAGAGTCGGGCGAATAATTCAAATTGTAGTGTTGATGAG GTCGCCGGAGCAGAAGGTCTTGTGGTCAGAGTTGTTTCATCGGTGGATAAGAAGGTTGAAGTTAAACCACGCTTTTTGGAAATTTTTCAAGAAGATAATTACCCGACAGAGTTCCCTTACAAGTCCAAG GCTGTTCTTTTGTTCCAGAAAATAGAAGGCGTAGAAGTGTGCTTATTTGGAATGTATGTTCAAGAATTTGGTGCTGACTGCGCTTACCCGAACCAACGTCGAGTTTATTTGTCATACCTGGATTCTGTGAAATACTTCAGACCTGAGATTAAAGCAGCCACTGGAGAGGCCTTGCGTACATTCGTCTACCATGAAATTCTG ATAGGATATCTTGAATACTGCAAGCAGCGTGGATTCACAAGCTGTTATATATGGGCTTGCCCACCTTTGAAAGGTGAAGATTACATTTTATATTGCCATCCTGAGATTCAGAAGACTCCAAAATCTGACAAACTGCGGGAGTG GTACTTAGCCATGCTTCGAAAAGCTACTAAGGAGGAGATTGTTGTTGAGCTTACAAATCTGTATGACCATTTCTTCATTACCATGGGAGAGTGCAAGGCTAAAGTTACCGCTTCTCGTTTGCCTTACTTTGATGGAGATTATTGGCCTGGAGCTGCGGAAGATATGATTAATCAACTGCGTCAAGAAGAAGATGACCGAAAGCTTCAGAAGAAGAGTAAGACAAAGAAAATTATTACAAAAAGAGCTCTTAAAGCTGCTGGCCACACTGATCTCAGTGGAAATGCTTCCAAGGACGCTATGCTGATGCAGAAG CTTGGGGAAACCATTTATCCAATGAAGGAAGATTTTATTATGGTTCATTTGCAGTATTCTTGTAGTCACTGTTGTATCCTTATGTCGTCTGGAAAACGCTGGGTCTGCCATCAATGCAGAAGTTTTTACATCTGTGACAA GTGTTACAGTGCAGAACAACAGCTTGACGATAGGGAGAGGCATCCGAGTAATAGTAGAGACACACATAAGCTCCATCCA GTTGACATTGTTGGGGTGCCTGAAGAGACAAAGGATAGAGACGATATTCTGGAAAGTGAGTTTTTTGACACCAGGCAGGCATTTCTCAGTCTTTGTCAAGGGAACCATTACCAATATGACACCCTTCGCCGTGCTAAGCATTCGTCAATGATGGTGTTGTATCACCTACATAATCCCACTGCACCAGCGTTTGTCACTACATGCAATGTCTGTAGCCATGATATTGAAACTGGTCAAGGCTGGCGGTGTGAAATTTGTCCAGATTTTGACGTGTGCAATGGTTGTTACCAAAAAGGAGCAGTCAATCATCCTCACAAGTTGACAAACCATCCATCAGTTGCAGACCGTGATGCCCAAAACAAGGAAGCCCGGCAAATGCGTGTTCAACAG CTAAGGAAAATGCTCGATCTTCTGGTACATGCCTCGACATGCCGCTCTGGCAGCTGCCAATATCCTAACTGCCGTAAAGTCAAGGGACTATTTCGGCATGGGATGCAGTGCAAGACGCGTGCTTCCGGAGGGTGTGCCCTGTGCAAGAAAATGTGGTACATGCTTCAGCTCCATGCCCGAGCTTGCAGAGATTCAGGATGCAGTGTACCGCGGTGCAG GGATCTCAAAGAGCATCTTAGAAGGCTGCAACAGCAGTCCGATTCCCGGAGGAGGGCTGCTGTTAATGAGATGATGAGACAGAGAGCAGCAGAGGTTGCTACAACATGA